The Bombus vancouverensis nearcticus chromosome 5, iyBomVanc1_principal, whole genome shotgun sequence genome segment tgggatacCTGGACTTCGTAAAAACGTCATCAATATAGAAATGATTGGAATAATCTATTGGACTAAGAATTTTACCAATCTCGATTCTAACCACGAAACCTGTTCTCTACAATAAACTggcgaaaatatagaaatacttTTCCTGGAGATAGTGAATCATTTATTCGAATCGTTTCTCTCCAATCAAAATAGAACGAACATTTTACGCCGGGCAGTTCGATAGATCGCGATATTTATCCGGCATCGTGGAAGCGGCCGCGATTCCTGGTGAAATATTTAACAAAGAGGAGGGTGGTATCGTGGaggaattaatttttcaaaagagTCGATTAGGTAGCCGCTTCATCTCCGTAAATGCTATAAAAATTCCAGGATGGCCGGCCGGCCGGCCAGTTCGATAGCCAACGTTCTCGATATCGCGACCCCGGTCATCCATACAAATCGGATTTTACCAAATTGGAGTACAATTTTCACGAACGTGGCCTCGAGTTTTCGTGCGCGAAAACGCTTCGCGTGAAGGGTAACATAGACTACAGGCGGGGTAGGAAGGtggaaaaaagaaatggaaaatgggAAAAGACGCTTCTACGCGAACTACGCCGGATGATGAAGCGAATCAAGTAACGGTGGTGGCTTACGTGCGATGCAGCCTTAAAGCATCGGGCCAGCAAGCGAGTTTCCTGGAAACGCGTTAGCAACGAAACGTCTGTGCTTCGAATTTTCAAGCGCCGCCGAATTACACCTCCGTCACGGAATCAATGGTAGCTGAGAAAATACGTAAGCGATGACAACGAGGAGGAACAGGACGATGTTGTTCCGCGCGTTCACAAGCTCGCCCGTGGGAATTCTAATTTATTCCCTAGAGGGCCGGAGAAACGTTCAGCAAAAGGGTAACTAAATAGCAGGTTCTCGCTAGCTACATCGCAATTGCTCGAGATTAGGAACGGTCGATTCGCGAAATGTGGATCCTTTGCATTTCAACGAATCGTACGTCAACATCCTAGACGTTATATAATGAAAAGTTACTATAGACCAACTAAGCGAAGTTTGCAGTTAAGTACTAAGAAGATAGAGTTGATCGAAAGATAGAATTTGCGAAATGCGAATCGTTTGCATAATAACAAATCGTAGATCAACATCGTTGATGTTATCTAATGGGAAGTTAGTATATTGTAAGAAgtttagaataaaatattaattactggCCTTGTTGGTAGAATGTTGAAGTTGATAAAATAGTTACaatgtatttaattaattgtaatttatttaaatatatggaATCTTTATCAATTAAcagaattaaataattatgtggcttattattaaataattacaaagCTGGGAATAgaatattaaaatgttatataaacaCTTTTAtcagatcgttaatacgaacattACTTGGCTGACacgaaattgaaaaatgtacGGAACACATTaacaaaaaattgaaaatcgtaGCAGCTAACTGCTAATTTTCATTGTCCCGCTTATTGTCTCGTGTCAATACATTCAATGTAGAACATTTCCATCATACTGCACCAAGTATTGGTACAGATATTTTATCAGGACGCCAATGTAAATGGATAGTAGGTCCAGTTGTGGAGATATTTGTTGGTTTGGTGTTATAGCTCGCTGCTTATATGGTTAGTATAGGGGTAGTTAATTTGGAAGTGGATCTAATGCTGCTTGATCCAGTGCTGGGTGGTTCAGTGCTGATTGGTCCAGTGGTGCTAGATCCAATGCTGCTTGGTTCAGCGCTGCTTGATCCAGTGCTGGGTGGTTCAGTGCTGGATGATTCAGTGCTGGATGGTTCAGTGCTGATTGGTCCAGTGGTGCTAGATCCAATGCTGCTTGGTTCAGCGCTGCTTGATCCAGTGCTGGGTGGTTCAGTGCTGATTGGTCCAGTGGTGCGAGATCCAATGCTGCTTGGTTCAGCGCTGGTTGGTTCAGTAGTGGTTGATCCAGTGCTGGATGGTTCAGTAGTGGTTGGTTCAGTAGTGCTAGATCCAATGCTGCTTGGTTCAGCTCTGCTTGATCCAGTGCTGGGTGGTTCAGTGCTGATTGGTCCAGTGGTGCTAGATCCAATGCTGCTTGGTTCAGCGCTGGTTGGTTCAGTAGTGGTTGATCCAGTGCTGGATGGTTCAGTAGTGGTTGGTTCAGTAGTGGTTGGTTCAGTAGTGGTTGGTTCAGTAGTGGTTGGTTCAGTAGTGGTTGGTTCAGTAGTGGTTGGTTCAGTAGTGGTTGGTTCAGTAGTGGTTGGTTCAGTAGTGGTTGATTCAGTAGTGGTTGGTTCAGTAGTGGTTGGTTCAGTAGTGGTTGGTTCAGTAGTGGTTGGTTCAGTAGTGGTTGGTTCAGTAGTGGTTGGTTTAGTAGTGGTTGGTTCAGTAGTGGTTGATGTGGAATTGCTCGCGTCTCGAGAAGGAAAAGCGTAAGCGATAACCTCCATCAGAAGAGGCCAACCTGGTTTTCCAATGCCCAACAGGACGATCGACTGTTCTCCAATATAACCTTTTATAGGAACGACGTTTATTACCTTCGAATTCAAGTTGATTACACTGACGAATGAGATTACGTAGTTGGGTGGTGCAGTTACGTCAATCGTGACTGTGTGACTGACACCTGGCACTGGCggctgaaaataaaaaatacatatattacaatttccagtaattaatatttcatgttAAAAGCAGCAGCACTCTGACTAATAGCAGTTTCAGATTTTAAAAATCTTGTTTCGATTCGAGTTACTGCAGCTCAAATACAATTGAATGATATTAATTCAACGtggattaaatataaatttattactgTCATTGCTCACCTTAAAGATGGGTCGAGATTGGACAAGAACATCACCAGACATACGTATGCCAAGAATCAAGTTGTTACCCCATGCGGAGGCAATCAGCGATAAACAGGCGAAGAGAAAAACGAAGGTACGCATCTTGACGATTATCTTCGGTATTGATCAGTTCGATCGATTTCGTAAATCTGCCGTAAAACTGGCGACGACATCATATATAGTTCCCCCTTATCAACAGTCGGACACGGTTCCTCGAAGATCGGACAATCCGTGTTAAGTAAAGATATATCGCTGAATCGTGATAACAATTTACGTAACGATATTTGCTTATCATTGTTTCATCGGACACTTTTCGAAGGTGACTGATACTTCTAAccatcttcttctttcttttcgttgCACTTCGTCCTGCTGTCTTTGAATATACTTTTTGTACAACAAAAAATAGCAATGCCGATATTTTTCCACctagaagaaaagagaaacagaTAGAAGTAGGAAATGGAAAAAGGCAAAGGTAGATTGTTTTGTTCAAAGATTTCctttacttaaaatattatccCCGGGGTtacctatacatatatatttatctttTGACATGTTCGGTTGATGCTCGGCCTTATTTAATCACAAAAGAACATATAATTTACAACATAAAAAGTGGAAAATTTGTTTTTGGATTAACGCAGAAGTCACAGCTAAGCTTGTGTAACATGATGTGCGATTTTTATCTCCGGAGGCAAACACGGGGACTCGTCGTCCTAGTATTGTTCATTGTAAACTTATTGGGGGATCTAATAACCCGAAATATATGCGATATATGGTGAACTTTGCAATGAATTAAGAGTCACTTTTGAGGTTGTGACGTCGAAAGATGACAAGGCCACATATCCTGCTTATCGTAGTTAAAGAATAccaaaaaagagagaaaaacaaTATAATTGAAAAGCGATATTCGAAATTACATAAAGTATGTAACTTAAATGGAATATTTCGAcaagcgcggaatctaattaatagaGGCTTGTCAGAATGATCGATCACTGATACGGAAACAATAAGTGAGATATATACATCCTGCTTCTTTTTTATCGCAGATCGCTTAAACCTGTTACTTTTCGCGATAATCGAttctctctcattctctctcatTGTCTTACGATCTCCTTTGATTATAAGTGATATTTTCAATATTCTAACTATCAAAAATTATCGATTGAAACGCAGCTAATATCTAAGAAGTAGATCTAAATTTTAATACAGTTCAATATATCTTAGCTTCAATTTAATACAATATATCTGACAATTTACTTAATCCATCATTTCATTTTCGATATATGTCCCCGAGGAAGCTCCTCATTTGCAAAGAAAGAAATTCTGGAATTCgtaattttcagtaattttagcgtaacaaaaatgtaaaatattcttaAGCCACAATTTGCTTGGAAATCAAATTTTGTTATCGACTTTTCCGTCGATTTTTACGCGTTTAGTAATTTCCAAATGATCGAACGCCGACGAATTCGTGGATATCGAACGGAAATCGATCAACGTGAACGCATTTTGTTTATTTCTTCGACAAACTTCCGTTTACGAGTCGCTTCTTAAAATTCAGTTCTAACGCTCTGCTTAGAATTTGTATTCACGACGTCCTCTTCGGCAAACAGCGGCCGATCGGTAGCGTTCCGCTGATCTTTTCAGCGGTTAACTAAGGCTGTGCTCCTTAACTAGGCATTAATTAGTTGCACCTATACTACGAGGACGTGACTTGAAGAATTTTTTAACGttatctcgcacaaactttggGTTTCCCttatttcatgaaatttattaaaaaaaaaaaaaaaataaatgacgaAACAGAAAATCAATCCTATACGTACTTAGAAGTGTGAATGACAATCAGTAGAAGTAATATGataaaataatcaaaatgataaaataatcgTCAAGGATCTCATCTACAAATtcgaattaatcaattaattttaatcttatCTCTATTGGATATTCGGTTCGATTAAGTTTTCGTTCTTGAAATGCTACCTAGTTTCTTTTGTACGATTAGAAGCGTTACCTGAAGTAAATCATCCTCTCATCTAACAACTAATACATTTACATCGAGCCATATCACATTTTCCAATTGCAGAACAAATCAAAATATCGTTTCATTAGTGTAGAAGCAGTTGTGCACCTACTACATATTTAGCGCATAGTTCAATTTTTAAATGTGCTAGTGATCGCTACGAGTAATTGCAGTGAAAAGTGTGTTTTAAAAAGTAGGTATTTCGGTCTAGACTGGCATTGTTTAGATATCTTTTGGATATCAGTAAATAGCAGAATCATGTTAACCAATAGAAcacttatttttaaaatattaaaaaatattatagtaattaaagAAAACTTATTTAAATTTCAGTTACATAATGGAATATAACTGACGCAATTTTAATTAGTTTCACTTAAAAATAATGCTGGATGTTCTCGGATTATTACTGAATGTGTGCGCAAAATCTGATACAAACGAACCACACAGTTACTTCGAAAAAAATcctaaaagatatataaaaaatgGCATTCTAAACGAAACGTGAcagaaacaaaaaacaaaaaggaTTCTTTAAAGTTTCAAATTTGTCGACGACACAACGATTAATATTCATCGTGCGAAAAACATTGCTTTCTAAGGAAATTCTCGCCCTTTTGAAAAATAATCGAACAGAAGCAGAAGCAAATGCAAGAAAAGCGGAAGCGGGTCTGTCCCCGTAAATCTTCCTGGCGAGGGCATTAAGACCGCTGACATTTTGGCTCTGTGAAAGCACGGGAAACGTGTAACCGATGTTGCAGGTCGTACACGCATCCCCGTTATTACGCGTGGCGCACGGGCTCAAAGCGGTCGGGCTTGCATAAATCTCTGGAGAAATTAAAGTGCACCGCTCGGCCGCTCTACAAAACGGAATTGTGTAGCCgtatgaaagaaaaataatttgtgtACACCAGGAGTCGCGGCACCGTATTTCCCAGCGTTACCAGGCGTCCTTCTATCTCTAGTAATCGGTTTTCGTGTATTCAACGTACTCGTTGTTCGACGATACATAGTGACAAATATCTAGCTAAATTTCACGTTGAATAGGAAATACCGGGACTTTAGATTAAAGGAAATAAAGTATGGTAAAATATTAATCGCACTGTTTTCATCTTgcttcttattttatttaagtttttTTATGCTACTGTTAAAAATTTACGATCTTTATATTTTCTATGCTCTGTATatgatttttgaaatatatcaTTCGTAAGTATTCAACTTCCATGGTGCAAGAAGTTTCACTATGTAGTCCCTAGTCGCTGGTTCGGTGGATGTAATGGTTGATTGAGTGTCCTTAGTCGGTGGCTTGGTGAAGATAGTGGTTGATTGAGTGCTCGTAGTCGTTGGTATGGTATAGGTAATGGTTGATTGAGTGCTGGTAGTCGTTGGTTTGGTGGAGGTAGTGGTTGATTGAGTGCTCGTAGTCGTTGACGAAGTAGTACTAGTTGTTGTGGTACTAGGGTGTTTAGAACGAATAGCGAAAGCGGTAACCTTCATCGCAAGAGCCCAACCTGGTCTTCCAGTAGCTAGTAAGATCATCGAGTCTTGTCCAATATAACCCTTTTTAGGTCTGATGTGTACTACCCTCGGATTTCGATTGATTGCACTGACGAATGAGATCACGTAGCCGGGTGGTGCAGTTATGTTAATCGTGGCTGTGTGACTGACACCTGGCACTGGTGGCTGAaagtaaaaaatacatatattaaaatttccaGTAATTAGTATTTCATGTTAAAAGCAGTACTATTCTGACTAATATCAGTTTCATCGTTATTATCACTATCAGATTTTAGAAATCTCGTTTCGATTCGAATTATCGCGGCTCATAAACAATTTGTTACGTTGCGTGATATAAACCGTGCGACGCCCCTCGTTATTTGACCGCTGACCGTTATTCAGATCCTCAATAagcctaaggacccaccattaACTTAGACTTTTAACTTAAATAGTTTTAGGTGCGCCTATTCATCTTTAACGTGCAAATCCTTAATTCCGTAAATGTTTTCGATTtatgtatgtagtatcgtgagctGCTTAgcgctgtagatgtcgctgctgggtacgccgcttttcttctcattttttgtatcgtggaagaaaaattggaCTCCGTTCGTCGGGATTTGAACtcgggttccgaacgttcgcaacctaaggcgctaaccactgcgctgccgtcgttttttttttttttaatgatgtttatttaacccaagatacaattttaagtacattttggtattcacaataaactgtGAATTTTGGTAATGatgtgttaggcaaaggtaccgatacgcgacggtacgacgtagccatactATATTATGCGTCGGtgtaaccactgcgctgccgtcgtccgacactggttagtgtcgagtgatggtatttgctatcgagtgccaccacaggccttttttccacgatactacatgtatgGTCCTTAGAaaagtccttaggtttattgtg includes the following:
- the LOC117164868 gene encoding uncharacterized protein LOC117164868, whose translation is MRTFVFLFACLSLIASAWGNNLILGIRMSGDVLVQSRPIFKPPVPGVSHTVTIDVTAPPNYVISFVSVINLNSKVINVVPIKGYIGEQSIVLLGIGKPGWPLLMEVIAYAFPSRDASNSTSTTTEPTTTKPTTTEPTTTEPTTTEPTTTEPTTTEPTTTESTTTEPTTTEPTTTEPTTTEPTTTEPTTTEPTTTEPTTTEPTTTEPSSTGSTTTEPTSAEPSSIGSSTTGPISTEPPSTGSSRAEPSSIGSSTTEPTTTEPSSTGSTTTEPTSAEPSSIGSRTTGPISTEPPSTGSSSAEPSSIGSSTTGPISTEPSSTESSSTEPPSTGSSSAEPSSIGSSTTGPISTEPPSTGSSSIRSTSKLTTPILTI